The sequence below is a genomic window from Methanomicrobiales archaeon.
CTTCCTGTAGTTGCCCATGTCAGCGACCTCCCGCGAACGATTCGCTCCGGCGCCCGTCTTCCAGGTTCAGCCTGGTGATCACCACATTCGAGGCGTGGACGGGCCGCGGCACCTCTTTGCCGTCCGCCTTGACCAGGGACACTCCGCCGATCACCAGCATGCTGGTTACGGTGTCCACGGACTCGACCGTGCCCTCCTCTCCGGCGAAGTCGCCGCGGAGCACCCGGACGGTGTCTCCCGTCACCACGCGGGCGCTTCTCCGCCCGTACTTCTCCCGCAGATCGGCCGCGAGGGGAGCGGAGAGGAAACGGCTCTTCGCGTGGTTCGGCGCGTTCTTCTGTGCCCTGCGCTGCTTTCTGGGCTGTTCGCTGCGTGTAATCGTCATTGTTTCAGCCTCTCCTAGACGATGATCGTCGCCATGGAGCCGATCTTCGGGAACCGCTCGGCGACCTCGCGTGCGACCGGGCCCTTGATCTCCGTCCCCTTGGGCTCGTGCTTCTCGTTCACGATGACGACCGCGTTCTCGTCGAAGGAGACCCGGAGCCCGTCGATGCGCCGGAACTCCTTCCTCTGGCGGATCACGACGGCCTTCTCCAGCTTGCGGCGCATGTCGGGCGTGCCCTTCTTGACAGCCACCGTGGCCACGTCCCCGAGCCCCAGCCGCGGGGACCGCCGCATCACGCCGTGGAACCGGTCCACGGAGACGACCTCGACCAGGCGGGCGCCGGTATTGTCCGCGCAGATCAGGCGGGTACCCACGTTCAGCGGACGGGGCACCGTGGACTGCTTCGCCTTCATGGGGCGAGCACCTCCACCACGACGAAATGCTTGGTCTTGGAGATTGGCCTGCACTCGGCGATCTTCACCCGGTCACCCTCCCGGGCGTTGATGCAGGGAGGGTTGTGGGCATGGATGCCGGAGCTCCGCTTCTCGTAGCGGTTGAACTTCTTGACGTAGTGCAGGTACTCGCGTCCCACGACTACCGATCCTTCCATTCGGTCGCTCACGACGTTGCCGGTGATCACCTGGCCGCGCACCGGCAAGGTGCCGTGAAACGGACAAAATACGTCGGTGCACTCCTTGCTCGGAGGCTTGACGTCCAATCCTATGTTACGTGCCATATTTATTTACCTCTGATATCGACTCGCTTCTCGGGCCGCATCTCGAGCGCGGACCCCTGCACGTCCACCACGGTGCCATCCGGCAGCCAGAGCCGGAACGTGGTGTGGCGCTTGGGGATCTTCTTCTCGCCCGATGCCGTGCTGATCACGATCATGCTCCGGGTCTCGTCGACGATCATCCCCTGCATACCCCGGTGCGTCGGGTTGCGGGCGTCCACAACGGATGCCGCCAGCCCGATCAGTTCGTGGCGGAGCACGGTATCGCGCGTTATCGGAGATCCCATGTCTGCACTCACGCTTCAGGAGCCCGGCGGGCCCTCTGGTTCATCTCGGTCTTGATCCGTGCTATCGTTCTCTTCAGCTCGCGGATGCGCCCGGGGTTCTCCGTCGATCCGCCGGTGCCCACCTTTCCGTACTTCTGGACGAGCTCCATCTGCAGCTTCTGGAGCTGCTCGGCGAGCTCCGTGTCCCGCATCTGGTGGACCTCGTTGGCGCGGAAGATGGCCACGCTACACCTCCTCCTCGAACTCCTCTTCGGGAAGCGCCGCCTCGACCTCCTCGCCGACCTCCGTCACGGTGATCCCGGGCGGAGCCTCCTCCTTCGCCGCCTCGACGACCCTGAAGTCGTCCGGGAGCGCTGCCTGCGGCGGGATGATCTTGACCTGGACGCCGATCACCCCGAGCTTCTTCACGGCGACCGCATAGCCCCTCTCGACGATGGCGATGCTCGGTTCACCGGCGTGCTTGATGTAGCCTTCGACGAACTTCTGCACCCGGGCCCGGGGGCCGGTCAGCTTGCCGGCGATGATGACCTCGCAGCCCAGGGCTCCGGACTCCATCACACGGCGGATGATGCTGGAGCCCGCCTTCCGGAAGTACCAGCCCCGCTCCAGGGCGTTTGCCAGCCTCTCCGCCATGATCTGGGCGTTGTAGTTCGGGTTCTGGACCTGCAGCACCTCCACCTGGGGGGTCTCCACGCCGAACTGGGTTGCCAGATCCTGCGTGATCTGCCGCACCAGTTTCCCGCCCTTGCCGATCACGATCCCCGGCTTCTCGGCATAGATGGTCACCTGGGTGCCGAGCGGTGTGCGGGCGAAGTCCATGCCGCCGTAGCCGGCACGCTTCAGCTCCTTCTGGAGGTAGCGCTCGACACGCACCTTGCGCACGCCTTCGGCGACGAACCGCCTCTCCACTGCCATATCACTCCACCTCCTTCACGATAACTTCCAGATTGACGGTCTCGCGCCTCTTCGGAGTCGCCCGCCCCATCGCCCGGGGGAAGTAGCCCTCGAACCGCCGTCCCCGGTTGGCGGATACATGGATGATCTTGAGTCGGGACGTGTCCAGCCCGCTGTACTCCGCGTTCTTCCCGACGGACTCGAGCAGGCGGATGAACTCCCGGGCCGCCTTCTGCGGGAACCGCCCCGCGTCCCAGCCCTGGAGCCCCCGCCGGTGCGCCACGTTGCGGTTGAACCGCTTGAAGGGAATCGCCTTCTTCTTCTCCGCGACCTGCTTCAGGTAGTCGATCGCCGCATCCGTCCGCATGAAGCGGATGAAGTTCGCGATCTCGATCGCGTGCTTGGGCGATATGGGCAGTTCGTTGGCCTTGGCGCGGGCGAACCCCTCCCCCTCAACCTGCATGGAATACCTGGTCCTTGCCATAGGGATCACTTCAGGGGCACGTACTTGCTCGACCGCGTCGCACCGATACCGGCGCTCCCGTGCGAGACCCTTTTACGGGTCAGGGCAAACTCCCCCAGGTAGTGGAAGAGGGATTCGGGCTGGAGGTCGACTCTCACGAACTCCTTGCCGTTGTGGATCTCGATCGATCGGCCGATCATCTCCGGCATGATCACCATGCTGCGCAGGTGGGTCCGC
It includes:
- the rplX gene encoding 50S ribosomal protein L24; the encoded protein is MTITRSEQPRKQRRAQKNAPNHAKSRFLSAPLAADLREKYGRRSARVVTGDTVRVLRGDFAGEEGTVESVDTVTSMLVIGGVSLVKADGKEVPRPVHASNVVITRLNLEDGRRSESFAGGR
- a CDS encoding 30S ribosomal protein S17, yielding MARNIGLDVKPPSKECTDVFCPFHGTLPVRGQVITGNVVSDRMEGSVVVGREYLHYVKKFNRYEKRSSGIHAHNPPCINAREGDRVKIAECRPISKTKHFVVVEVLAP
- the rpmC gene encoding 50S ribosomal protein L29, coding for MAIFRANEVHQMRDTELAEQLQKLQMELVQKYGKVGTGGSTENPGRIRELKRTIARIKTEMNQRARRAPEA
- a CDS encoding 30S ribosomal protein S3, yielding MAVERRFVAEGVRKVRVERYLQKELKRAGYGGMDFARTPLGTQVTIYAEKPGIVIGKGGKLVRQITQDLATQFGVETPQVEVLQVQNPNYNAQIMAERLANALERGWYFRKAGSSIIRRVMESGALGCEVIIAGKLTGPRARVQKFVEGYIKHAGEPSIAIVERGYAVAVKKLGVIGVQVKIIPPQAALPDDFRVVEAAKEEAPPGITVTEVGEEVEAALPEEEFEEEV
- a CDS encoding 50S ribosomal protein L14; protein product: MKAKQSTVPRPLNVGTRLICADNTGARLVEVVSVDRFHGVMRRSPRLGLGDVATVAVKKGTPDMRRKLEKAVVIRQRKEFRRIDGLRVSFDENAVVIVNEKHEPKGTEIKGPVAREVAERFPKIGSMATIIV
- a CDS encoding ribonuclease P protein component 1; its protein translation is MGSPITRDTVLRHELIGLAASVVDARNPTHRGMQGMIVDETRSMIVISTASGEKKIPKRHTTFRLWLPDGTVVDVQGSALEMRPEKRVDIRGK
- a CDS encoding 30S ribosomal protein S19, translating into MVKKTAKRMPRRREEFTYRGFSMDELKQMGMTDLVAIMPARARRKFLRGLTRDEESLLADIRAGEAKVRTHLRSMVIMPEMIGRSIEIHNGKEFVRVDLQPESLFHYLGEFALTRKRVSHGSAGIGATRSSKYVPLK
- a CDS encoding 50S ribosomal protein L22; the protein is MARTRYSMQVEGEGFARAKANELPISPKHAIEIANFIRFMRTDAAIDYLKQVAEKKKAIPFKRFNRNVAHRRGLQGWDAGRFPQKAAREFIRLLESVGKNAEYSGLDTSRLKIIHVSANRGRRFEGYFPRAMGRATPKRRETVNLEVIVKEVE